One window of Magallana gigas chromosome 2, xbMagGiga1.1, whole genome shotgun sequence genomic DNA carries:
- the LOC105325165 gene encoding CD63 antigen: MSLNCGGKLGMAFLIGINVIFFLMGLGLAIAGGLALSNLSNINTDHIKPLLDSIKVGSFQAGSMVNSLSILIIVIGVFILVVSGLGLFGACCQNKCMLVTYAILILILLVMKIAVIAMWFTMKNKVEKEIKDKLLVALKDNFKDDTITNANTISNAWNYMFMTLDCCGVNPVLSATNDFDQTSWCLTSGTCKTGTSEIPKTCCVNVDESSYTSAPAGCHTNVNSGTYNTKGCYDVLKNKLLSQSPAIIGVVITIILLEILAVIFAFLICCQIGDDTARISDVAKMY, translated from the exons ATGTCGCTCAATTGTGGTGGAAAACTCGGGATGGCCTTTTTAATTGGCATCAACGTTATTTTCTTT TTAATGGGACTAGGGCTTGCCATAGCTGGGGGTTTGGCTTTGTCAAACCTGTCAAACATTAACACAGACCACATCAAGCCTCTTCTTGATTCAATCAAAGTCGGCTCCTTCCAAGCAGGCAGCATGGTCAACAGTCTGTCCATTCTGATAATTGTAATCGGAGTCTTCATACTGGTGGTGTCGGGACTGGGTCTCTTTGGAGCATGTTGTCAGAATAAATGCATGCTGGTTACG TATGCAATCTTAATTCTAATACTGCTTGTTATGAAGATTGCGGTTATAGCTATGTGGTTTACAATGAAAAACAAG gtggagaaagaaataaaagacaaaTTGCTAGTAGCTTTAAAAGACAATTTCAAAGACGATACCATTACCAACGctaatacaatttcaaatgcTTGGAACTACATGTTCATGACA CTTGACTGTTGTGGAGTTAATCCTGTGTTATCAGCGACAAATGATTTCGATCAAACATCATGGTGTTTGACTTCGGGAACTTGTAAGACGGGTACTTCAGAGATACCAAAGACCTGCTGCGTCAATGTTGACGAAAGCTCATATACGTCTGCTCCAGCCGGCTGTCATACAAACGTTAACAGTGGAACTTACAACACCAAG GGATGTTACGACGTATTAAAGAATAAGTTGTTGTCTCAGTCTCCTGCTATAATTGGTGTGGTGATCACTATTATTCTACTCGAG ATACTGGCTGTGATCTTTGCATTTTTGATATGTTGCCAAATCGGAGATGATACAGCACGAATTTCAGATGTCGCTAAGATGTATTAG